The Parvibaculaceae bacterium PLY_AMNH_Bact1 genome window below encodes:
- a CDS encoding acyl-CoA dehydrogenase family protein (Derived by automated computational analysis using gene prediction method: Protein Homology. GO_function: GO:0016627 - oxidoreductase activity, acting on the CH-CH group of donors [Evidence IEA]; GO_function: GO:0050660 - flavin adenine dinucleotide binding [Evidence IEA]): MDLAMKPEEAAFRDEVRAFLDEKLTDQLKAHARLTSGILTDHPLRVEWLKTLNERGWAAPSWPKEFGGTGWSVMQKFIFASECAAAGAPGLSSMGLSMVGPTLMGHGTDEQRAKYLPKILDGTHWWCQGYSEPGSGSDLASLQTKAVSDGDDYIINGTKIWTTGAHFANHMFCLVRTSSEGKRQEGISFIVFPMDLPGISVEPIITISGDHEVNQVFFDDVRVPKANRIGEENNGWTVAKYLLEFERGGSAHGANLRNALNRLKNIASQEVSDEGSPLIDDPAFRRKIDEAEVEVTAVEFTEHRIMSSLSSGQNPGAAASMIKLRGSTMTQTITELGVEAISHYIGPHVMEARTWGSNVAPVGPGHTLMVVPKYMNGRANTIFGGSNEVQRNIMAKAVLGL, translated from the coding sequence ATGGATCTGGCAATGAAACCCGAAGAAGCTGCCTTTCGTGATGAAGTGCGTGCCTTTCTTGATGAGAAGCTCACCGACCAGCTGAAAGCGCATGCGCGGCTCACCAGCGGTATCCTGACGGATCATCCTTTGCGGGTTGAATGGTTGAAGACGCTGAATGAACGTGGATGGGCAGCGCCCAGCTGGCCAAAAGAGTTTGGCGGCACCGGCTGGAGTGTGATGCAGAAATTCATCTTTGCTTCCGAGTGCGCGGCGGCTGGCGCACCGGGCCTCAGCTCCATGGGTCTTTCCATGGTTGGGCCCACTCTTATGGGTCACGGCACAGATGAGCAGCGTGCGAAATATCTTCCCAAAATTCTCGATGGAACCCATTGGTGGTGCCAGGGCTATTCTGAGCCAGGTTCAGGGTCTGACCTCGCGTCCTTGCAAACCAAGGCCGTTTCTGACGGCGACGATTACATTATCAACGGAACGAAGATCTGGACGACTGGCGCTCATTTCGCCAACCACATGTTCTGCCTTGTGCGGACGAGTTCAGAAGGTAAGCGCCAAGAGGGCATTTCTTTCATCGTCTTCCCGATGGACCTGCCTGGCATTTCCGTTGAACCCATCATCACCATTTCCGGCGACCATGAAGTGAACCAGGTGTTCTTTGACGATGTGCGCGTGCCCAAGGCCAATCGCATCGGCGAAGAAAACAACGGTTGGACGGTCGCCAAATATCTGTTGGAGTTTGAGCGCGGTGGCTCTGCCCATGGCGCCAATCTGCGCAATGCGCTCAACCGCCTGAAAAACATCGCGTCACAGGAAGTCTCTGACGAAGGCAGCCCTCTTATTGATGACCCTGCCTTCCGCCGCAAAATTGATGAAGCGGAAGTCGAAGTGACGGCGGTGGAGTTTACCGAACACCGCATCATGTCTTCACTATCGTCTGGCCAGAACCCGGGCGCTGCCGCCTCCATGATCAAGCTCCGGGGCTCGACCATGACGCAGACCATCACAGAGCTCGGTGTTGAAGCGATTTCCCACTATATCGGGCCTCACGTGATGGAAGCCCGGACCTGGGGGTCGAACGTCGCCCCCGTCGGGCCCGGCCACACGTTGATGGTGGTGCCGAAATATATGAACGGGCGCGCCAACACGATCTTTGGCGGATCAAACGAAGTTCAGCGCAACATTATGGCAAAGGCCGTGCTTGGGCTTTAA